From the genome of Delphinus delphis chromosome 8, mDelDel1.2, whole genome shotgun sequence, one region includes:
- the TUT1 gene encoding speckle targeted PIP5K1A-regulated poly(A) polymerase isoform X1, whose amino-acid sequence MAAVDSDVEPLPRGGFRCCLCHVTTANRPSLEAHLGGRKHRHLVELRAARKAQGLRSVFVSGFPRDVGSAQLSEYFQAFGPVASVVMDKDKGVFAIVEMGDVGAREAVLSQPQHSLGGHRLRVRPREQKEFQSPASKSPKGVAPDSHQLAKALAEAPDVEAQMAKLVGLRELSEAERQLRSLVVALVQEVFTEFFPGCVVHPFGSSINSFDVHGCDLDLFLDLGDLDEPQPAPKAAESPSLDSALASPLDPQALACIPASPPDSQPPASPQDSEALDCEVPSSSLAPRTPDSALASETLASPQSLPPSSPLQEDLGEGDLGKAMELAEALKGEKAEGGAMLELVGSILRRCVPGVYRVQTVPSARRPVVKFCHRPSGLHGDVSLSNRLALHNSRFLSLCSELDGRVRPLVYTLRCWAQGRGLSGSGPLLNNYALTLLVIYFLQTRDPPVLPTVSQLTQKAGEGEQVEVDGWDCSFPRDASRLEPSTNKEPPSSLLAQFFSCVSCWDLRGSLLSLREGQALPVAGGLPSNLWEGLRLGPMNLQDPFDLSHNVAANVTSRVVGRLQNCCQAAASYCRSLQYQCRSSRGRDWGLLPLLQPSSPSSLLSATPIPLPPAPFTQLTAALAQVLQEALGCHIEQGTKRLRSEGGGTGEPSQGGTSKRLKLDGQKSCEAGQEEQQGRAGGHSEDGVEEMAIEAGESVQDWAMRSPGQPGELAPMTGKHLGTGEEGRSGPAALAEQGPRGPAAAQEGSQAEAGKGALLSSVGWRCALCHRVWQGRRRARRRLQQIKEGGGAGAGTGAEWLATEARVTRQLRGLSGTEQTPGAEPLLTFVVSVSQADQALTVTPLRDSQGLFPDLHHFLQVFLPQALQNLLK is encoded by the exons ATGGCTGCGGTGGATTCGGATGTCGAACCGCTGCCTCGCGGGGGTTTCCGCTGCTGCCTCTGCCACGTCACTACGGCCAACC GACCCAGCCTAGAGGCCCACCTGGGAGGCCGAAAGCACCGGCACCTGGTAGAACTACGAGCTGCTCGAAAGGCCCAGGGACTTCGAAGCGTGTTTGTCAGTGGCTTTCCCCGGGATGTGGGTTCTGCTCAGCTCTCTGAGTACTTCCAGGCATTTGGACCTGTGGCCAGTGTTGTCATGGACAAGGACAAG GGAGTGTTTGCCATTGTGGAGATGGGGGACGTGGGTGCCCGGGAAGCTGTTCTCTCACAGCCCCAGCACAGCTTGGGAGGACATCGCCTGAGGGTCCGGCCACGGGAGCAGAAAGAGTTCCAGAGCCCAGCCTCCAAGTCCCCCAAAGGAGTGGCCCCCGACAGTCACCAGCTGGCAAAAGCACTAGCGGAGGCCCCGGACGTGGAGGCACAAATGGCGAAGCTCGTGGGGCTGAGGGAGCTGTCTGAGGCTGAGCGGCAGCTTCGGAGCCTCGTGGTGGCCCTAGTGCAGGAGGTCTTCACAGAGTTCTTCCCTG GCTGTGTGGTCCATCCTTTTGGCTCTTCCATAAACAGCTTTGACGTCCATGGCTGTGATCTTGACCTCTTCCTGGATCTGGGGGACTTGGACGAGCCCCAG CCAGCCCCAAAGGCTGCAGAATCTCCATCCCTGGACTCGGCCCTTGCATCCCCACTGGATCCTCAAGCCCTGGCCTgcatcccagcctcccctccagACTCACAGCCTCCAGCTTCTCCCCAAGACTCGGAAGCCCTGGACTGTGAagtcccttcctcctctctggcACCCCGGACTCCAGACTCTGCTTTGGCCTCTGAGACCCTCGCCTCTCCCCAGTCCCTGCCTCCATCCTCGCCACTGCAGGAGGACCTGGGAGAGGGGGACCTGGGGAAGGCCATGGAACTGGCAGAGGCCCTGAAGGGGGAGAAAGCAGAAGGGGGAGCCATGCTGGAGCTGGTGGGATCCATTCTTCGGCGCTGTGTCCCTGGAGTGTACCGAGTCCAAACTGTGCCATCTGCCCGACGCCCTGTGGTCAAGTTCTGCCATCGGCCTTCAGGTCTCCACGGTGACGTCTCCCTCAGTAACCG GCTGGCCCTGCATAACTCCCGCTTCCTGAGCCTCTGCTCTGAGCTGGATGGGCGAGTACGGCCCCTTGTGTACACTCTGCGCTGCTGGGCTCAGGGTCGAGGGCTGTCAG GGAGTGGCCCACTTCTCAATAACTACGCCCTGACCTTGCTCGTGATCTATTTCCTTCAGACCAGGGACCCTCCTGTGTTGCCCACTGTGTCCCAGCTCACCCAGAAAGCAG GTGAGGGCGAACAGGTGGAGGTTGATGGCTGGGACTGTAGTTTTCCCAGGGATGCCTCGAGACTGGAGCCCAGCACCAATAAGGAGCCCCCGA GTTCCCTGCTGGCCCAGTTCTTCTCCTGCGTCTCTTGTTGGGATCTTCGTGGCTCACTGCTGTCCCTGCGGGAGGGTCAGGCACTGCCTGTGGCAGGGGGCCTGCCCTCTAATCTCTGGGAGGGTCTGCGCCTCGGTCCCATGAATCTCCAGGACCCCTTTGACCTGAGTCACAACGTGGCAGCCAACGTGACCAGCCGGGTGGTCGGGCGGCTACAGAACTGCTGCCAGGCGGCAGCCAGTTACTGCCGAAGCCTCCAGTACCAGTGCCGTTCCTCCCGGGGTCGGGACTGGGGGCTGCTTCCCCTTCTGCAGCCCAGCTCCCCTAGCTCCCTGCTGTCTGCAACACCCATCCCCTTACCCCCCGCTCCCTTCACCCAGCTCACTGCTGCCCTGGCCCAGGTGTTACAGGAGGCTTTGGGGTGCCATATAGAACAGGGAACCAAGAGACTGCGGTCAGAGGGAGGTGGGACTGGGGAGCCTTCCCAGGGAGGGACAAGCAAAAGATTGAAACTAGACGGACAGAAAAGCTGTGAGGCGGGGCAGGAGGAACAGCAGGGACGTGCAGGGGGCCACAGTGAAGATGGGGTGGAAGAAATGGCGATAGAGGCTGGAGAGTCAGTGCAAGACTGGGCCATGAGGAGCCCTGGGCAGCCAGGGGAGCTGGCCCCGATGACCGGAAAGCATCTAGGCACTGGAGAAGAGGGGCGGTCAGGCCCCGCAGCGCTGGCTGAGCAGGGGCCCAGAGGACCTGCGGCAGCCCAAGAAGGGTCTCAGGCCGAGGCAGGGAAGGGGGCGTTGCTCTCCTCAGTGGGCTGGCGCTGCGCCTTGTGCCACCGAGTGTGGCAGGGGCGGCGGCGTGCCCGAAGGCGCTTGCAGCAAATCAAGGAAGGCGGTGGAGCTGGTGCTGGCACAGGAGCAGAGTGGCTGGCAACTGAGGCTCGGGTCACCCGGCAGCTGCGAGGCCTGAGCGGTACTGAACAGACGCCAGGGGCCGAGCCACTCCTGACCTTCGTGGTGTCTGTCTCCCAGGCTGACCAGGCTCTCACTGTGACCCCACTCCGGGATTCTCAAGGCCTGTTCCCTGATCTCCATCATTTCTTACAGGTTTTCCTCCCTCAAGCACTTCAAAACCTGCTCAAGTGA
- the TUT1 gene encoding speckle targeted PIP5K1A-regulated poly(A) polymerase isoform X2 produces the protein MDKDKGVFAIVEMGDVGAREAVLSQPQHSLGGHRLRVRPREQKEFQSPASKSPKGVAPDSHQLAKALAEAPDVEAQMAKLVGLRELSEAERQLRSLVVALVQEVFTEFFPGCVVHPFGSSINSFDVHGCDLDLFLDLGDLDEPQPAPKAAESPSLDSALASPLDPQALACIPASPPDSQPPASPQDSEALDCEVPSSSLAPRTPDSALASETLASPQSLPPSSPLQEDLGEGDLGKAMELAEALKGEKAEGGAMLELVGSILRRCVPGVYRVQTVPSARRPVVKFCHRPSGLHGDVSLSNRLALHNSRFLSLCSELDGRVRPLVYTLRCWAQGRGLSGSGPLLNNYALTLLVIYFLQTRDPPVLPTVSQLTQKAGEGEQVEVDGWDCSFPRDASRLEPSTNKEPPSSLLAQFFSCVSCWDLRGSLLSLREGQALPVAGGLPSNLWEGLRLGPMNLQDPFDLSHNVAANVTSRVVGRLQNCCQAAASYCRSLQYQCRSSRGRDWGLLPLLQPSSPSSLLSATPIPLPPAPFTQLTAALAQVLQEALGCHIEQGTKRLRSEGGGTGEPSQGGTSKRLKLDGQKSCEAGQEEQQGRAGGHSEDGVEEMAIEAGESVQDWAMRSPGQPGELAPMTGKHLGTGEEGRSGPAALAEQGPRGPAAAQEGSQAEAGKGALLSSVGWRCALCHRVWQGRRRARRRLQQIKEGGGAGAGTGAEWLATEARVTRQLRGLSGTEQTPGAEPLLTFVVSVSQADQALTVTPLRDSQGLFPDLHHFLQVFLPQALQNLLK, from the exons ATGGACAAGGACAAG GGAGTGTTTGCCATTGTGGAGATGGGGGACGTGGGTGCCCGGGAAGCTGTTCTCTCACAGCCCCAGCACAGCTTGGGAGGACATCGCCTGAGGGTCCGGCCACGGGAGCAGAAAGAGTTCCAGAGCCCAGCCTCCAAGTCCCCCAAAGGAGTGGCCCCCGACAGTCACCAGCTGGCAAAAGCACTAGCGGAGGCCCCGGACGTGGAGGCACAAATGGCGAAGCTCGTGGGGCTGAGGGAGCTGTCTGAGGCTGAGCGGCAGCTTCGGAGCCTCGTGGTGGCCCTAGTGCAGGAGGTCTTCACAGAGTTCTTCCCTG GCTGTGTGGTCCATCCTTTTGGCTCTTCCATAAACAGCTTTGACGTCCATGGCTGTGATCTTGACCTCTTCCTGGATCTGGGGGACTTGGACGAGCCCCAG CCAGCCCCAAAGGCTGCAGAATCTCCATCCCTGGACTCGGCCCTTGCATCCCCACTGGATCCTCAAGCCCTGGCCTgcatcccagcctcccctccagACTCACAGCCTCCAGCTTCTCCCCAAGACTCGGAAGCCCTGGACTGTGAagtcccttcctcctctctggcACCCCGGACTCCAGACTCTGCTTTGGCCTCTGAGACCCTCGCCTCTCCCCAGTCCCTGCCTCCATCCTCGCCACTGCAGGAGGACCTGGGAGAGGGGGACCTGGGGAAGGCCATGGAACTGGCAGAGGCCCTGAAGGGGGAGAAAGCAGAAGGGGGAGCCATGCTGGAGCTGGTGGGATCCATTCTTCGGCGCTGTGTCCCTGGAGTGTACCGAGTCCAAACTGTGCCATCTGCCCGACGCCCTGTGGTCAAGTTCTGCCATCGGCCTTCAGGTCTCCACGGTGACGTCTCCCTCAGTAACCG GCTGGCCCTGCATAACTCCCGCTTCCTGAGCCTCTGCTCTGAGCTGGATGGGCGAGTACGGCCCCTTGTGTACACTCTGCGCTGCTGGGCTCAGGGTCGAGGGCTGTCAG GGAGTGGCCCACTTCTCAATAACTACGCCCTGACCTTGCTCGTGATCTATTTCCTTCAGACCAGGGACCCTCCTGTGTTGCCCACTGTGTCCCAGCTCACCCAGAAAGCAG GTGAGGGCGAACAGGTGGAGGTTGATGGCTGGGACTGTAGTTTTCCCAGGGATGCCTCGAGACTGGAGCCCAGCACCAATAAGGAGCCCCCGA GTTCCCTGCTGGCCCAGTTCTTCTCCTGCGTCTCTTGTTGGGATCTTCGTGGCTCACTGCTGTCCCTGCGGGAGGGTCAGGCACTGCCTGTGGCAGGGGGCCTGCCCTCTAATCTCTGGGAGGGTCTGCGCCTCGGTCCCATGAATCTCCAGGACCCCTTTGACCTGAGTCACAACGTGGCAGCCAACGTGACCAGCCGGGTGGTCGGGCGGCTACAGAACTGCTGCCAGGCGGCAGCCAGTTACTGCCGAAGCCTCCAGTACCAGTGCCGTTCCTCCCGGGGTCGGGACTGGGGGCTGCTTCCCCTTCTGCAGCCCAGCTCCCCTAGCTCCCTGCTGTCTGCAACACCCATCCCCTTACCCCCCGCTCCCTTCACCCAGCTCACTGCTGCCCTGGCCCAGGTGTTACAGGAGGCTTTGGGGTGCCATATAGAACAGGGAACCAAGAGACTGCGGTCAGAGGGAGGTGGGACTGGGGAGCCTTCCCAGGGAGGGACAAGCAAAAGATTGAAACTAGACGGACAGAAAAGCTGTGAGGCGGGGCAGGAGGAACAGCAGGGACGTGCAGGGGGCCACAGTGAAGATGGGGTGGAAGAAATGGCGATAGAGGCTGGAGAGTCAGTGCAAGACTGGGCCATGAGGAGCCCTGGGCAGCCAGGGGAGCTGGCCCCGATGACCGGAAAGCATCTAGGCACTGGAGAAGAGGGGCGGTCAGGCCCCGCAGCGCTGGCTGAGCAGGGGCCCAGAGGACCTGCGGCAGCCCAAGAAGGGTCTCAGGCCGAGGCAGGGAAGGGGGCGTTGCTCTCCTCAGTGGGCTGGCGCTGCGCCTTGTGCCACCGAGTGTGGCAGGGGCGGCGGCGTGCCCGAAGGCGCTTGCAGCAAATCAAGGAAGGCGGTGGAGCTGGTGCTGGCACAGGAGCAGAGTGGCTGGCAACTGAGGCTCGGGTCACCCGGCAGCTGCGAGGCCTGAGCGGTACTGAACAGACGCCAGGGGCCGAGCCACTCCTGACCTTCGTGGTGTCTGTCTCCCAGGCTGACCAGGCTCTCACTGTGACCCCACTCCGGGATTCTCAAGGCCTGTTCCCTGATCTCCATCATTTCTTACAGGTTTTCCTCCCTCAAGCACTTCAAAACCTGCTCAAGTGA
- the MTA2 gene encoding metastasis-associated protein MTA2 — MAANMYRVGDYVYFENSSSNPYLVRRIEELNKTANGNVEAKVVCLFRRRDISSSLNSLADSNAREFEEESKQPGVSEQQRHQLKHRELFLSRQFESLPATHIRGKCSVTLLNETDILSQYLEKEDCFFYSLVFDPVQKTLLADQGEIRVGCKYQAEIPDRLAEGESDNRNQQKMEMKVWDPDNPLTDRQIDQFLVVARAVGTFARALDCSSSIRQPSLHMSAAAASRDITLFHAMDTLQRNGYDLAKAMSTLVPQGGPVLCRDEMEEWSASEAMLFEEALEKYGKDFNDIRQDFLPWKSLASIVQFYYMWKTTDRYIQQKRLKAAEADSKLKQVYIPTYTKPNPNQIISVGSKPGMNGAGFQKGLTCESCHTTQSAQWYAWGPPNMQCRLCASCWIYWKKYGGLKTPTQLEGAARGTTEPHSRGHLSRPEAQSLSPYTTSANRAKLLAKNRQTFLLQTTKLTRLARRMCRDLLQPRRAARRPYAPINANAIKAECSIRLPKAAKTPLKIHPLVRLPLATIVKDLVAQAPLKPKTPRGTKTPINRNQLTQNRGLGGIMVKRAYETMAGVPFSANGRPLASGIRSSSQPAAKRQKLNPADAPNPVVFVATKDTRALRKALTHLEMRRAARRPNLPLKVKPPLIAVRPPVPLPPSSHPASTSEPIVLED; from the exons ATGGCGGCCAACATGTACCGAGTGGGGG ATTACGTCTATTTTGAGAACTCCTCCAGCAATCCTTACCTGGTTAGAAGGATTGAAGAGCTCAACAAG aCTGCAAATGGAAATGTGGAGGCAAAGGTTGTGTGCCTTTTCCGGCGAAGGGACATTTCTAGTAGCCTCAACAGCCTGGCTGATAGTAATGCCA GGGAGTTTGAGGAGGAATCAAAGCAGCCAGGGGTGTCGGAACAGCAGCGGCATCAACTGAAGCACCGGGAGCTTTTTCTTTCTCGGCAATTCGAATCGTTACCAGCCACCCACATAAG GGGGAAATGCAGTGTGACCCTCTTGAATGAGACAGATATCTTGAGCCAGTACCTGGAAAAGGAG GACTGCTTTTTTTACTCACTGGTGTTTGATCCTGTGCAGAAGACACTTCTAGCTGATCAGGGGGAGATTCGAGTTGGTTGCAAATACCAAGCTGAGATCCCAGATCGCCTGGCAGAGG GAGAATCTGATAATCGGAACCAACAGAAGATGGAGATGAAAGTCTGGGATCCAGACAACCCTCTCACAGACCGGCAGATTGATCAGTTTCTCGTGGTGGCCCG AGCTGTGGGGACCTTCGCGAGAGCCCTAGATTGCAGCAGCTCCATTCGGCAGCCAAGCTTGCACATGAGTGCCGCCGCCGCTTCCCGAGATATCACCCTG TTTCACGCCATGGATACATTGCAAAGGAACGGCTACGACCTGGCTAAGGCCATGTCGACCCTGGTGCCCCAAGGGGGCCCGGTGCTGTGTCGGGATGAGATGGAGGAATGGTCAGCCTCAGAGGCCATGCTATTTGAGGAGGCCCTGGAGAAGTACGGGAAGGATTTCAATGATATTCGCCAGGACTTT CTACCCTGGAAGTCACTGGCCAGCATAGTTCAATTTTATTACATGTGGAAAACCACAGACCGATACATTCAGCAG AAAAGATTGAAAGCTGCTGAAGCAGACAGCAAACTAAAACAAGTCTACATCCCCACCTA CACCAAACCAAACCCTAACCAGATCATCTCTGTGGGCTCAAAACCTGGCATGAATGGGGCTGGATTCCAGAAGGGCCTGACTTGTGAGAGTTGCCACA CCACACAGTCTGCCCAGTGGTATGCCTGGGGCCCACCCAACATGCAGTGCcgcctctgtgcttcctgttggATCTACTGGAAGAAGTACGGGGGACTGAAGACCCCAACCCAGCTTGAGGGGGCTGCTCGGGGCACCACA GAGCCACACTCGAGGGGTCATTTATCCAGACCCGAAGCCCAAAGTCTCTCCCCCTATACGACCAGCGCCAACCGGGCCAAGCTGCTGGCTAAGAACAGGCAAACATTCCTGCTGCAGACCACGAAGCTGACCCGTCTTGCCAGACGCATGTGCAGGGACCTGTTACAACCGAGGAGGGCTGCCCGACGACCTTATGCCCCCATCAATGCCAATGCCATCAAGGCAGAGT GCTCCATTCGACTCCCTAAGGCCGCCAAGACTCCACTGAAGATTCACCCTTTGGTGCGGCTCCCCCTGGCAACTATTGTCAAAGATCTGG TGGCCCAGGCACCTCTGAAACCAAAAACACCTCGGGGTACCAAGACGCCGATCAACAGAAACCAGCTGACCCAGAACCGGGGACTGGGGGGCATCATGGTGAAACGGGCCTATGAGACT ATGGCAGGAGTCCCCTTCTCTGCCAATGGAAGGCCTCTGGCCTCAGGGATTCGCTCAAGCTCACAGCCAGCAGCCAAGCGTCAGAAACTAAACCCAGCTGATGCACCCAATCCTGTGGTGTTTGTGGCCACAAAAGATACCAG AGCCCTGCGGAAGGCTCTGACCCACCTGGAAATGCGGCGAGCTGCCCGCCGGCCCAACTTGCCCCTGAAGGTGAAGCCACCACTGATTGCAGTGCGGCCCCCAGTCCCTCTTCCTCCATCCTCACATCCTGCCAGCACCAGTGAGCCCATTGTCCTGGAAGATTGA